The proteins below come from a single Tenuifilum thalassicum genomic window:
- a CDS encoding molybdopterin molybdotransferase MoeA produces MISFEKAIRIVKENVHVLAGVEQVSLTDSVNRVLAQDVASDINMPPFRKTAVDGYACRMCDLESTLKVIEVIAAGTTPKEKILEGTCSKIMTGAPIPDGADCVIPVEDTEVLPDGTVRYISKPQPKTNICELGEDIRIGDVSLKKGVLIKPQHIAIMAALGCHSPKVSVRPRVSILPTGDELVEPSEAPTGSKIRNSNGHQLIGQVAAAGALPIYHGIVRDSEETTEKAIAKALDESDVVVLTGGVPMGDYDYVPKIMERLGVKILFDSIAVQPGKPTTFGVADEKLIFGLPGNPVSSFIQFELLVKPALLMMMGATDPYAKVYRLPLAKDYSRKRAERLGFFPIIVNNNGEVEPIEYHGSAHIFSLANASGIASIALGVKEIKKGELVDVRSI; encoded by the coding sequence ATGATTTCGTTTGAAAAGGCTATAAGGATTGTAAAGGAAAACGTTCATGTGTTAGCAGGTGTTGAGCAGGTATCGCTTACCGATAGTGTTAATAGAGTGCTAGCACAAGATGTAGCTTCGGATATAAACATGCCACCATTCCGTAAAACCGCTGTGGATGGATATGCATGTAGAATGTGCGATTTGGAAAGCACATTAAAAGTAATTGAGGTTATAGCAGCAGGAACAACCCCAAAAGAAAAAATACTTGAGGGTACTTGCTCAAAAATAATGACAGGAGCCCCTATACCTGATGGTGCCGATTGTGTGATACCTGTAGAAGATACCGAGGTTTTACCTGATGGTACAGTACGATATATTTCAAAGCCTCAGCCTAAGACTAACATATGTGAGTTGGGTGAGGATATAAGGATTGGTGACGTATCGTTAAAAAAGGGTGTACTTATAAAACCCCAACATATTGCCATTATGGCAGCCCTTGGGTGTCATTCACCTAAGGTAAGTGTTAGACCACGTGTATCAATCCTGCCTACCGGCGATGAGTTGGTTGAGCCAAGCGAGGCCCCTACAGGAAGTAAAATACGAAATAGTAATGGGCATCAGCTTATTGGACAGGTGGCTGCAGCAGGTGCTTTACCAATATATCATGGGATTGTGCGCGATAGTGAGGAAACTACTGAAAAAGCTATTGCAAAAGCATTAGATGAGAGCGACGTAGTGGTCCTCACAGGTGGAGTTCCCATGGGCGACTATGATTATGTTCCTAAAATAATGGAGCGGCTAGGTGTGAAAATCTTATTTGATTCAATAGCAGTTCAGCCTGGGAAGCCTACCACCTTTGGTGTAGCAGACGAAAAACTGATTTTTGGGTTGCCTGGAAACCCTGTCTCGTCGTTTATTCAATTTGAACTACTTGTTAAACCTGCTCTTCTTATGATGATGGGGGCAACTGATCCCTATGCAAAAGTTTATCGTTTACCATTGGCAAAAGACTATTCTCGAAAAAGAGCAGAGAGACTTGGTTTCTTCCCAATAATTGTTAATAATAATGGCGAGGTTGAACCCATTGAATATCATGGTTCTGCCCATATTTTCTCACTTGCCAATGCTTCTGGAATTGCTTCTATTGCTTTAGGTGTTAAAGAAATTAAAAAGGGGGAGCTTGTTGATGTTCGATCAATTTAA
- a CDS encoding four helix bundle protein — MLDFKEMNIWHKGRELAKEIYLITKSFPNEELFGLTLQIRKSAISVISNISEGFGRANPKETIQFLNISKGSLFELEAKLTISYDLNYIDEKTFGKISNLILECIKLVQGSSNYFKKKLKNI, encoded by the coding sequence ATGTTAGATTTCAAAGAAATGAATATTTGGCACAAAGGTAGAGAATTAGCAAAAGAAATCTATCTTATAACAAAATCATTTCCAAATGAAGAATTATTTGGTCTAACTCTACAAATACGCAAAAGTGCAATTTCTGTAATTTCTAACATTTCAGAAGGGTTTGGTCGAGCTAACCCAAAAGAAACAATACAGTTTCTTAACATATCTAAAGGCTCCCTATTTGAGTTAGAGGCCAAGCTAACCATTTCCTATGATCTAAACTACATTGATGAAAAAACATTTGGCAAAATCTCAAACTTAATTTTAGAATGCATTAAGTTAGTTCAAGGCTCTTCTAACTATTTCAAAAAGAAGTTGAAGAATATTTAA
- a CDS encoding SusD/RagB family nutrient-binding outer membrane lipoprotein, with product MKSIKFKYLIALTFVVTLGNSCTKDFEEINKNPNAIDITKEYPDKLLANAIEGIADQVFDVWLGHEIGSCWVQHMAKVQYTDEDRYVPRNDVINSVWNWLYAGPGMETQRLYEMGEHLGNQNYQGVALVLKSYIFSVLTDLYGDIPYKEAFKIDSILMPKFDQQEFVYIDLINKLKYANSILLEDGTPIEGDILFNGDINKWRRFANSLRLRLLMRMSYQSEYHDFIREEINSMISDAASNPLISKNSENAALIFLGSYPNNHPLNETYKTRDDHRVSKTLIDAMYNPNNHDHPDWRIVVYAETPEAGGYWIGLPNGLTSAKAAAYLGNGITRTSKLGEYFRRADAPGMFISRAEVCFLLAEASYRGLLTVGTETVQDYYEMGIKESYNQFASEIVSKVPDYYSDFIGISTTVDDFYNDYMANGGAWDATKALEKIYTQKWIAMFDQGLQAWFEWRRTGYPQLTPAEDGLNNGRIPQRLRYPSDEYSRNGKKLTEAITRQGEDDLNTRVWWDVADN from the coding sequence ATGAAATCGATTAAATTTAAATACCTTATTGCATTGACATTTGTTGTAACACTGGGAAATTCTTGCACAAAAGACTTTGAGGAGATCAATAAAAACCCCAATGCAATTGATATTACTAAGGAGTACCCCGATAAGTTACTTGCTAATGCCATTGAGGGGATTGCTGACCAGGTTTTTGATGTATGGTTGGGTCATGAAATTGGCTCCTGCTGGGTCCAACACATGGCAAAGGTGCAATATACCGATGAGGACAGGTATGTGCCTCGAAACGATGTGATTAATTCTGTATGGAATTGGCTGTATGCGGGACCAGGAATGGAAACTCAACGTTTGTACGAAATGGGGGAGCATTTAGGAAATCAGAACTACCAAGGGGTTGCATTGGTGCTAAAATCATACATATTCTCTGTCTTGACTGATTTGTACGGTGATATACCTTACAAAGAGGCATTTAAGATAGATAGCATTTTGATGCCTAAGTTCGATCAACAGGAATTTGTTTATATCGATCTGATAAATAAACTAAAGTATGCCAACAGCATTTTATTAGAAGATGGCACACCTATCGAGGGTGATATCCTATTTAACGGTGATATAAATAAATGGCGTCGCTTTGCCAACTCATTAAGGCTGCGTTTGCTTATGCGCATGTCGTACCAATCCGAATATCATGATTTTATCAGAGAAGAAATAAATTCCATGATTTCCGATGCAGCATCCAATCCGTTGATTTCAAAAAATTCGGAAAATGCAGCACTGATCTTTCTGGGTTCTTATCCAAATAATCATCCTTTAAATGAAACCTATAAGACTCGTGATGACCATCGGGTAAGCAAAACATTGATTGATGCCATGTATAACCCAAATAATCACGACCATCCCGATTGGAGAATTGTGGTGTATGCCGAAACCCCTGAAGCGGGTGGTTACTGGATTGGCCTACCGAATGGGTTAACCTCTGCTAAAGCAGCTGCCTATTTGGGTAATGGAATTACCAGAACATCAAAACTAGGTGAGTATTTCCGAAGGGCTGATGCTCCCGGTATGTTTATAAGTAGAGCAGAGGTATGCTTTTTGTTGGCTGAGGCAAGTTATAGGGGGTTGCTTACCGTAGGAACAGAGACAGTTCAAGACTATTACGAAATGGGAATCAAAGAGTCGTATAACCAGTTCGCTTCCGAGATTGTGAGTAAAGTGCCCGATTACTATTCCGATTTTATTGGCATTTCTACCACTGTTGACGACTTCTATAATGACTATATGGCAAATGGGGGCGCTTGGGATGCAACTAAAGCCCTGGAAAAGATATACACCCAAAAATGGATTGCCATGTTCGACCAGGGGCTACAGGCCTGGTTTGAGTGGCGAAGAACCGGCTACCCTCAGCTTACACCAGCCGAGGATGGATTGAATAATGGAAGAATTCCCCAACGTTTACGTTACCCTTCGGATGAGTATTCACGCAATGGAAAAAAACTTACTGAAGCAATAACACGACAAGGTGAAGATGATTTGAATACAAGGGTTTGGTGGGATGTTGCAGATAATTAA
- a CDS encoding SusC/RagA family TonB-linked outer membrane protein, whose amino-acid sequence MRISGMVTSTDGAWPLQGVTVVVVGSTIGTVTNMEGRYEIDVPAIAKKLRFSYIGYKTVEVEIAGRTVIDVEMVEESIEVKEVTVTALGIMKAEKATGYAIQSVKGEEIAKTPEVNILNSLQGRVSGAVITKTSGSVGASTRIVLRGVNSLSSDNQPLFVVDGVVMNNWNFGGTYNEGVNRGSGIADINPNDIESVTVLKGPNAAALYGSRAANGVIIIKTRSASTDHFGITFNSTTTFDTPLRLPDFQNEYGQGTSGQFEFYDGQGRGINDNVDESWGPTLDIGLMIPQWNSPVVNGVRQPTPWVSHPNNIKNFFEIGKTFTNNVAIEGAGDNYSVRFSYTNTSQTGMIPNTDQRKNSVNLNALVSPYKFLALSLSSNYINTKSDNLPAYGYSGQNVMQQFLWFGRQVDVADLKQYTFPDGSKRNWNYSYHNNPYFTLYENLNGIDRDRLIGQTSATVKFTDWFSLKTGVGIDYYTNLNSARSAYGDIENPYGYLGQSKRTFREINADFLFSINKSFSEDFGFSLNFGGNRMDQYTQTLSSYTTELSVPDVYTFENSRIPVTTMNYLYRKRINSLYYNGQIAWKNALFFDFTGRNDWSSTLPAENNSYFYPSFNLSAVLTDLFDLQSKTLSFAKLRVGWAQVGADTDPYQLQPVYRFNNGWNASTKIAQIYIPNQLPNPSLKPQRTNSLEIGVDVRFFMNRLALDLTYYSQSTFDQIISLPVSATTGYTSKIINAGRIDNRGVELMLNAIPVRTRTGFEWTVGLNFAKNVNKVRELAQGLDQYVIGSYWSLDVLAIPGEPFGVLYGYDFARDENGNIIYVDGLPYQGNFTRLGNYTPDWVAGVSNSIRYKGLDFSILVDGRYGGEIYSMTTTWGRYSGVLKETLIGREGGIVGVGVKPDGQGRYVENDVVVSAEEFNKAAYNNNIAYSSIFDASFIKLREVRLGYTFPKIGKSSIRDVSISIVGRNLALLYARVPHIDPETAFSNSNVQGIEFGQHPTARSIGVNFSFKF is encoded by the coding sequence GTGAGAATATCGGGGATGGTTACCTCAACCGATGGAGCTTGGCCGCTTCAAGGGGTAACCGTTGTTGTTGTTGGTAGTACAATAGGTACTGTAACAAACATGGAGGGACGATACGAAATTGATGTCCCAGCCATTGCTAAAAAACTTCGCTTTAGCTATATCGGGTATAAAACCGTTGAGGTTGAGATTGCCGGCCGAACGGTGATTGATGTAGAAATGGTGGAGGAATCTATCGAGGTGAAAGAGGTTACCGTTACGGCTCTTGGTATTATGAAAGCCGAGAAAGCAACTGGTTATGCTATCCAAAGTGTGAAAGGCGAGGAGATAGCTAAAACACCAGAGGTAAACATTCTTAACTCGCTTCAGGGTCGTGTTTCGGGTGCCGTAATTACCAAAACTTCTGGTTCCGTTGGGGCCTCTACTCGAATCGTGCTTCGTGGTGTAAACTCACTTAGCAGCGATAACCAGCCACTATTTGTTGTTGATGGAGTGGTAATGAACAACTGGAATTTTGGAGGAACCTACAACGAGGGAGTTAACCGAGGTAGTGGTATTGCCGATATTAATCCAAATGATATAGAAAGTGTAACTGTATTAAAAGGACCTAATGCTGCTGCCCTTTATGGTTCGCGCGCAGCAAATGGCGTTATCATTATAAAAACACGTTCAGCTAGTACCGACCATTTTGGTATAACTTTCAACTCAACAACCACCTTTGATACACCGCTCAGATTGCCTGATTTTCAAAACGAATATGGACAGGGCACAAGCGGTCAGTTTGAGTTTTACGACGGGCAAGGACGAGGAATTAACGATAATGTGGACGAAAGTTGGGGCCCAACGCTCGATATAGGATTAATGATTCCTCAGTGGAACTCACCTGTTGTAAACGGTGTCCGTCAGCCTACTCCTTGGGTATCTCATCCTAATAATATTAAAAATTTCTTTGAAATTGGTAAAACATTCACAAATAATGTAGCCATTGAAGGTGCTGGGGATAACTATTCTGTGAGGTTCTCATATACTAATACTTCCCAGACGGGAATGATTCCTAATACCGATCAGAGAAAAAATAGTGTAAACCTGAATGCCTTAGTGTCTCCTTACAAGTTTTTGGCTTTATCGCTAAGCAGTAACTACATAAACACCAAGAGCGACAATCTCCCTGCCTATGGTTATAGTGGACAAAACGTCATGCAACAATTTTTATGGTTTGGTCGTCAGGTTGATGTCGCCGATTTAAAGCAGTACACCTTCCCCGATGGATCCAAACGAAATTGGAATTACAGCTACCATAATAACCCGTATTTTACTCTATATGAAAATCTTAATGGTATTGATAGGGATAGGTTAATTGGCCAAACATCGGCTACAGTAAAATTTACCGACTGGTTTAGTTTAAAGACTGGTGTTGGAATTGATTATTATACAAATCTTAACTCCGCCCGTTCCGCTTATGGCGACATTGAGAACCCATACGGATATCTCGGTCAGTCAAAACGAACTTTCAGGGAGATTAATGCCGACTTTTTGTTCTCCATTAACAAATCTTTTAGTGAGGACTTTGGGTTTAGCTTGAATTTTGGAGGAAACAGAATGGATCAGTATACCCAAACACTTTCCTCGTATACTACAGAGCTTAGTGTGCCTGATGTTTATACCTTCGAAAATTCCAGAATACCCGTTACAACAATGAATTATCTGTATCGGAAAAGAATTAATAGTTTGTATTATAATGGACAGATAGCATGGAAAAATGCTTTATTCTTTGATTTTACAGGAAGAAACGATTGGTCAAGTACTTTACCAGCAGAAAATAACTCATATTTTTACCCATCATTTAACTTATCGGCTGTTCTTACTGATTTGTTTGATTTGCAATCTAAAACGTTAAGTTTTGCAAAGTTAAGGGTTGGTTGGGCTCAGGTTGGTGCCGATACCGATCCGTACCAACTACAGCCTGTTTATAGGTTTAATAACGGTTGGAATGCATCAACCAAAATAGCACAAATATACATACCGAACCAGCTGCCGAATCCATCATTAAAACCTCAAAGAACCAACTCCCTTGAGATTGGGGTGGATGTCAGGTTCTTTATGAATAGGCTGGCGCTTGACCTAACATACTATTCACAGAGCACCTTTGACCAGATCATCAGCTTACCTGTAAGCGCTACAACTGGTTACACCTCGAAAATTATTAATGCGGGGCGGATTGACAATAGAGGTGTAGAACTTATGTTGAATGCCATACCCGTTCGAACTAGAACCGGTTTTGAGTGGACAGTTGGACTAAACTTTGCAAAGAATGTGAATAAGGTTAGAGAATTAGCCCAGGGCCTCGATCAGTATGTTATCGGTAGCTATTGGAGCTTGGACGTTTTGGCTATACCTGGAGAACCCTTTGGAGTACTTTATGGGTATGACTTTGCCCGTGACGAGAATGGAAATATTATTTATGTAGATGGTTTGCCCTATCAAGGAAACTTCACTAGACTCGGGAACTACACCCCCGATTGGGTGGCAGGTGTCTCAAACTCAATCCGTTACAAAGGGCTTGATTTTAGCATTCTTGTTGATGGGCGATACGGTGGTGAAATTTACTCGATGACTACTACCTGGGGACGCTATTCTGGTGTATTGAAAGAAACATTGATAGGACGTGAAGGGGGAATAGTTGGCGTTGGTGTTAAACCCGATGGGCAGGGACGTTATGTTGAAAACGATGTTGTGGTTTCGGCTGAGGAGTTTAATAAGGCTGCCTATAACAACAATATCGCCTATTCAAGTATCTTTGATGCAAGTTTTATAAAACTTCGTGAGGTGAGGCTTGGATACACCTTCCCAAAAATCGGAAAAAGTTCCATCAGGGATGTTTCAATCTCAATTGTTGGACGCAATCTTGCCTTGCTGTATGCCAGGGTACCTCATATAGATCCTGAAACAGCATTTAGTAACAGCAATGTTCAAGGAATTGAGTTCGGACAGCATCCTACTGCGCGTAGTATCGGTGTTAATTTTAGTTTCAAGTTTTAA
- the pepT gene encoding peptidase T: MINKQSLIDRFIKYVKIDTQSDDTVTDRFPSTEKQLTLSKLLAEELKELGAQDVEVDQYGYVMATIPANTDKQVPTIGFLAHVDTAPDMPGKDVKPRFVENYDGSEIILNKELGVSLSPKEFPELMSYVGQTLIVTDGTTLLGADDKAGVAEIMTAAEYMLKNPGFKHGKIRIGFTVDEEVGRGVDHFDVKRFDADFGYTLDGGAIGELEFENFNAAGAKITIQGQNIHPGYAKDKMVNAILVAQEFNSLLPAHERPEHTQGYEGFYHLIKMDGSVEKATFQYIIRDHDRKKFESRKLFMQRIADYLNAKYGEGTVTLELKDQYYNMREKVEPVYHVVATAIDAMEAVGVKPKVKPIRGGTDGARLSYMGLPCPNLFAGGENFHGKHEYIPVESMIKATEVMLKIIELYASK; encoded by the coding sequence ATGATAAACAAACAATCACTAATCGATCGCTTTATCAAGTATGTTAAAATTGATACTCAAAGCGATGATACGGTAACCGACAGGTTCCCTAGTACAGAGAAACAGCTAACGCTATCGAAGTTGTTGGCCGAAGAGCTTAAAGAGCTTGGGGCTCAGGATGTGGAAGTTGACCAGTATGGCTATGTAATGGCAACAATTCCAGCTAATACCGACAAACAGGTTCCAACTATTGGGTTTCTAGCCCATGTGGACACAGCACCCGATATGCCAGGGAAGGATGTTAAACCACGCTTTGTTGAGAATTACGATGGCTCGGAAATTATACTTAACAAAGAGCTTGGCGTATCGCTTTCGCCAAAAGAGTTCCCCGAGCTTATGAGCTACGTTGGACAAACCCTTATTGTTACCGATGGAACGACCCTTTTGGGTGCCGACGACAAGGCCGGTGTGGCTGAAATAATGACCGCAGCTGAATACATGCTTAAAAACCCAGGCTTCAAACACGGTAAAATCAGAATTGGGTTTACGGTTGATGAAGAGGTGGGTCGCGGAGTAGACCATTTCGATGTAAAACGTTTTGATGCCGATTTTGGGTACACACTTGATGGCGGTGCTATTGGCGAACTTGAGTTTGAAAATTTCAATGCGGCAGGTGCTAAAATCACTATTCAAGGGCAAAACATCCACCCAGGTTATGCTAAGGATAAAATGGTAAACGCCATTCTTGTTGCGCAAGAGTTTAACAGCCTACTTCCAGCCCACGAACGCCCTGAACATACCCAAGGTTACGAGGGATTCTACCACCTCATTAAAATGGATGGTTCTGTTGAAAAAGCAACCTTCCAATACATAATTCGCGACCACGACCGTAAAAAGTTTGAGTCACGGAAGTTATTCATGCAACGCATTGCTGATTACCTGAATGCAAAGTATGGTGAAGGAACAGTAACCCTTGAGCTCAAAGACCAGTACTACAACATGCGCGAAAAGGTTGAGCCCGTTTATCATGTAGTTGCTACGGCTATTGATGCCATGGAGGCTGTAGGGGTTAAACCAAAAGTTAAACCAATCCGTGGCGGTACCGATGGTGCAAGGCTTTCATATATGGGACTACCCTGCCCCAACCTTTTTGCAGGTGGCGAAAATTTCCATGGTAAACATGAATATATACCTGTGGAAAGCATGATTAAAGCAACTGAAGTAATGCTTAAGATTATTGAATTGTATGCTTCTAAATAA
- a CDS encoding OPT family oligopeptide transporter → MSHEPVEKIKGLPENAYTELREGEEYQPVMSPNKSVPEVTTWSVVWGLVMAIIFSAAAAYLGLKIGQVFEAAIPIAIIAVGLSTLAKRKGALGENVIIQSIGASSGVIVAGAIFTLPALYILNLEAEFYQVFLSSLFGGILGILFLIPFRKYFVADMHGKFPFPEATATTEVLISGEKGGKQARLLVISGLIGGIYDFIIATFGWWSEVVTTRVIHTGEVLADKAKMVFKLNVGAAVMGIGYIIGLKYTAIITAGSFVGWFVIIPIINYFAPGLTEAVGSNISLTVGQMSPEQIFSSYVRPIGIGGIAMAGIIGIIRSSSIIKKAFGLAASELTGKNKSLPKEELRTRRDLPMAIIAGGILITTILLFVFFHFGVVHNLGHALIALGIVMVIAFLFTTVAANAIAIVGTNPVSGMTLMTLIITSLVMASAGLSGTSGMVAALIIGGVVCTALSMAGGFITDLKIGYWLGSSPYKQQTWKFLGTFVSAATVGGVIILLNKTYGFTGDGALVAPQANAMAAVIEPMMSGKPAPWALYAAGAFLSLILTMINVPALAFALGMFIPLELNTPLLVGGIIAHIVSTRSKDEALNRARKERGTLIASGFIAGGALMGVISALLKFGGINYVNNEWFESHPAEILGFVMFLILCGYLIWDSMRAEKE, encoded by the coding sequence ATGTCGCACGAACCAGTAGAAAAAATCAAAGGTCTTCCGGAGAATGCGTATACCGAACTTCGAGAAGGCGAGGAGTATCAACCAGTAATGTCCCCGAACAAATCGGTTCCTGAGGTTACAACATGGAGTGTAGTTTGGGGATTAGTCATGGCCATTATCTTTTCGGCAGCAGCTGCATATTTGGGGCTTAAGATTGGTCAGGTATTTGAAGCAGCCATACCAATTGCTATTATTGCAGTAGGTCTGTCGACTTTAGCAAAAAGGAAAGGTGCTTTGGGGGAAAACGTAATTATCCAGTCGATAGGCGCAAGTTCCGGTGTGATAGTTGCCGGAGCAATCTTTACATTACCTGCGCTTTACATTCTTAATCTTGAGGCAGAGTTCTATCAGGTATTTCTTTCATCTCTATTCGGAGGAATCTTAGGTATTCTCTTTCTAATTCCCTTTCGAAAGTATTTTGTAGCCGATATGCATGGAAAGTTTCCATTCCCCGAGGCTACGGCAACAACCGAGGTCCTAATCTCTGGCGAAAAGGGTGGAAAACAAGCCCGTTTATTAGTAATAAGTGGGCTAATTGGTGGCATTTACGATTTTATCATAGCCACATTTGGATGGTGGAGCGAAGTGGTAACCACTCGTGTAATACATACAGGCGAGGTGCTAGCCGATAAGGCAAAAATGGTTTTCAAGCTGAATGTCGGTGCAGCAGTAATGGGTATTGGCTATATTATTGGGCTGAAATACACTGCCATTATCACAGCCGGTTCATTTGTTGGCTGGTTTGTAATCATTCCGATAATAAACTATTTTGCACCAGGATTGACCGAAGCCGTAGGTAGTAATATTAGCCTCACAGTTGGGCAGATGAGTCCTGAGCAAATCTTCAGCAGCTATGTCCGTCCGATAGGCATAGGCGGTATTGCTATGGCTGGTATTATTGGAATTATTCGTTCAAGCAGCATTATTAAGAAAGCATTTGGACTGGCTGCATCGGAGCTAACCGGGAAAAACAAATCGCTGCCAAAGGAAGAGCTAAGAACGCGTCGGGATCTGCCAATGGCAATTATTGCAGGTGGAATTTTAATTACAACAATACTCCTTTTTGTATTTTTCCATTTCGGCGTAGTTCATAACCTGGGTCATGCGTTAATTGCTCTAGGCATTGTAATGGTGATTGCATTCCTTTTCACAACAGTTGCTGCAAATGCTATTGCAATTGTAGGGACAAACCCAGTATCGGGGATGACCCTAATGACCCTAATCATAACCTCACTTGTTATGGCATCGGCTGGATTATCGGGCACTTCGGGTATGGTAGCTGCTCTTATAATTGGTGGTGTGGTTTGTACTGCGCTTTCCATGGCTGGTGGTTTTATTACCGACCTGAAAATCGGATACTGGCTTGGCTCATCCCCTTACAAACAGCAAACATGGAAGTTTTTAGGAACATTCGTTTCGGCTGCAACGGTTGGTGGAGTTATAATCCTACTTAACAAAACTTATGGCTTTACCGGCGATGGAGCATTAGTGGCACCTCAAGCAAATGCCATGGCTGCTGTAATTGAACCAATGATGAGCGGTAAACCTGCGCCTTGGGCTTTATATGCAGCAGGAGCGTTTTTATCGTTAATACTAACAATGATAAATGTGCCTGCCCTTGCATTTGCACTAGGAATGTTTATCCCATTAGAACTTAACACCCCACTTCTTGTTGGTGGTATTATTGCTCATATCGTTTCAACTCGCTCAAAGGATGAAGCGCTAAACAGAGCACGTAAAGAACGCGGGACACTAATTGCTTCGGGATTCATTGCAGGTGGTGCACTTATGGGAGTAATTAGCGCCTTACTTAAATTTGGCGGTATCAACTATGTTAATAACGAATGGTTTGAATCGCACCCCGCAGAGATCCTAGGCTTTGTTATGTTCCTAATCCTTTGTGGATACCTTATTTGGGACAGCATGAGAGCGGAGAAAGAGTAA
- a CDS encoding SusD/RagB family nutrient-binding outer membrane lipoprotein produces the protein MKRKMLFKNIAVILALILTVSSCEWVDPDINVNPDTPADVPMKLILPAVQANLAYDLGGNDIVRPLNMWMQYFNGFARQSLTQGRYNMTPSDVNNVWSSFYYGTLMDIQKIKEKAEATNSNQFKGVAEILESIALMALTDLFGDIPYSEAFQEGANLNPKLDSQQQIYTTVLGLLDDAITNLSAPKTGEALAGDMIYNNNTQKWINAAYALKARAILVQSKRNSNAYQDVINVLNQGGLTSSADNMVFYFSDPDGAGHPLYQFLKERGDIGMGKTFIDYLNSTVDPRIDFFAKNTPYTGGAIGSEDENISTLGDYLAADDAGVWFITYAEQKFMQAEALLPTDKSAAYQAYLEGIQASLEQVGVANASTWQTAYPFFATNVTLSDPNNLTLEMIINQKWVALCGTMYSYNDYRRTGFPNFLVLPQNAALNAMPRRFPYAQSEIVYNSNVDPVSISERVWWDVE, from the coding sequence ATGAAACGAAAAATGTTATTTAAGAATATAGCAGTAATCTTGGCATTAATATTAACCGTGTCAAGTTGCGAATGGGTTGATCCGGATATCAATGTTAACCCGGATACACCTGCAGATGTGCCAATGAAATTAATCCTTCCAGCAGTACAAGCTAACTTAGCTTATGATTTAGGTGGTAATGATATTGTAAGGCCACTTAACATGTGGATGCAATACTTTAATGGCTTTGCTCGTCAATCGCTAACACAGGGCCGTTATAATATGACTCCATCTGATGTAAATAATGTTTGGAGTAGTTTCTATTATGGTACTTTAATGGATATCCAAAAGATTAAAGAGAAGGCTGAAGCAACTAATTCAAACCAATTTAAGGGTGTTGCAGAAATTTTGGAATCCATAGCATTAATGGCATTAACTGATTTATTTGGTGACATACCTTACAGTGAAGCTTTTCAGGAAGGTGCAAATTTGAATCCAAAACTTGATAGCCAACAGCAAATTTATACTACTGTTTTAGGCCTGCTCGATGATGCCATAACTAATTTATCTGCACCAAAGACTGGTGAAGCACTTGCTGGTGATATGATTTATAATAACAATACACAAAAATGGATTAACGCTGCATATGCTTTGAAAGCACGTGCTATTTTAGTGCAATCAAAGAGGAATAGCAATGCTTACCAAGATGTAATTAACGTATTAAACCAAGGAGGGTTGACGTCTAGTGCAGATAATATGGTGTTTTATTTTAGCGATCCGGATGGAGCTGGACATCCATTATATCAGTTCCTTAAGGAAAGAGGTGATATTGGAATGGGGAAAACATTTATCGACTATTTAAATAGCACTGTTGATCCAAGAATAGATTTTTTTGCTAAAAATACACCTTATACGGGAGGCGCAATCGGTAGCGAAGATGAAAATATTTCAACACTAGGTGATTACTTAGCTGCTGATGATGCTGGTGTATGGTTTATAACCTATGCAGAACAAAAGTTCATGCAAGCAGAAGCATTGCTACCTACTGATAAGTCTGCAGCATACCAAGCATATCTTGAAGGGATTCAGGCTTCATTAGAGCAAGTAGGTGTAGCTAATGCAAGTACCTGGCAAACAGCATATCCATTCTTTGCAACCAACGTTACACTTTCCGATCCTAACAACCTAACACTAGAAATGATTATTAATCAGAAGTGGGTTGCCCTATGTGGTACTATGTATTCATATAATGACTATAGACGTACAGGTTTCCCTAACTTCTTGGTTCTGCCACAAAACGCTGCTTTGAATGCTATGCCTCGTCGGTTCCCTTACGCTCAGAGTGAAATTGTTTACAACTCAAATGTAGATCCTGTAAGCATTTCTGAGAGAGTTTGGTGGGATGTTGAATAG